The DNA segment GATACATAGAAACATATTGACACAGGATGACCAAAATGTAAGATTATGAATTTATGCTCTCATTGCTGATTACATTGATTGCAGTATCTCTTGAAGTTCAAGCACTCTTCCACTAGAAAATCACTGCCAAGGAAACCAACACACTACATTATACCCCAAAATGTTTTTTGAACTGCACGATTTACCAGTAAATTACTTACAAGATTCTCTCTGCCATCTCAGAAGCTTCCCATCTTGGACTCCATGGACACTCTGTCAAGTTATTTGACTTGATAGGCACTCCATTTGAGTTGAAATGCTgcaatatgttaaattcatctAACGGTAATTCTGTAGACATTTAATGGTAATACTATAGCTGGATGTTTACGATCATttgaatataataatatattcaaaTCTTGACTGTTGAGGATGCTAGCACCGAACAGGAAGAAAGGGGAGGGGGTATAAACTTAGCAAGCAATGAAGTTATCAAGTTTAGTTTAAGTGGTTAGGTATATGAGAGATAAAATTCAAACCTTGAGTGATAGAGAAGAGACATTCATGTAGTCGAAACCAATTATTTTGAGCTAAGGAATGTTTGATGACAAAAATGATGATGACACTTGATAAAAAGAGGGCTGCATTGTTTCTATATTTGAAGATTGAACACATTTGCTTGTAAAAAGCAGTTTAATTGAAGGTAAAAATGTCAATCTTCTCACCTGGGAACTCTGAAGCACCAAAGTTGGTTTTTGTTTAGGGAACTGAAGAGAGAGGGTGATGTGCACCTGGTTCCACACAATCATTATAGTTAATGCAAATTACCAATAAGGAACACGGATTTGAACCATCAATTTTTCTTGGTGTGCGGTTGGGTGGGGTATTTTGATCATTTGGCCCACAAAAGAATAATACGAGCAATAATTGCGAACAACGAAAATACGAAGAAGATAAACTGATTGGGATCACTAAAGCCATGTTTAAATAAACCCTTACAATAATTTATGGTCGATTTCATCGACATGAGTTCAAAAGGAGCAACTGAACAAGGAAATCTACGATGATATTGCCAGGTTTGGCCATGAGTGTTTCTTTCATTCAACGCATGCAAGTAAAGTGCAGCAGAACTTTCATTTCCACGTGAAGATGGTTCAAAccatatgaaaaatataatcaATTGAAGCATCCAGATAAAGACCGAATTCTCGAAATAGTGAATGTCTGAATCCTCTCCAGCACATGGAATATTAAGGGTTTCAAACCAAAAGCATGTGCAAGATGATAACTCGTAGGTGAGAACCCATAACCAAAAAAGAATAAGACTATTTTATTAAACTGGCATGTAAACAATCACTTCCTGCGACCTAAACCAGTGCCACCGATTGGCGGTACTCATGCACTCATTGTGGATAACACATTCATCATAAAACTATCATGATCAGCAATCAATTTTTTTACTTCTTGTTTCAAGGTGAGGCGTTGAACGTGCGGGAAGGGCAAAAGGCTAAAAGCTTCCGAGAAAAGGTCAGCGCTCTATAAAAGATGCATCTATACTGACTAAAAAGTGAATGTTCAAAACATCGACAACAAAGTTAACTAACAGTAGCAAAATTGGATGATGCAAATCCCAAACCAAAACATTTTTTTACTGGAAGTTTGGAACACCAACACCGGCATCACAAAGTTGATTGACGGTTGTATCTTGTTAAGCATAATCATAAAGGCAGGAAGTtaataaaacatgcaataacataTCCTACCAGAAATGTAAACACCCCAGAAGAAGCTAGGAATGTTGTCCTCCTACAAAAGACCTAAGAATCAAAGCAAAGATGCCTGAGCAATAGTCATAATAGTATGGGGGGAGCAAGccattaaaaatcaatcactaGCTATTCCATCAGAAAGCTGAAGAAAGCAAACCGGATCAGCTTCTATAGGCCTTCCAAAAAGAGGAGCTAAAGCGGTGATAAACTTCCTTCTTAGTTCAATGGACGAGACTGCATCTTTAACCTATCAAGGAAATGTAGGTAAAATAGATCTCATTAATCTGCATCAACTAGTAATAACTCCGACTTGTATTTATGATAAGCATCGAGTTGAATTTATGTAACTGCAGAAAACCTGGGATTCCAGCATCTCTTCCAAAGTAGGAAGATATTCAGCCATGCACCTAAAGATGGAaacatcaaaaaaaatttagaccGTTTGTTTACTCAACTGAGCATTTCCCACAGAATGGAGAATATTGATCACAAATACTCACATCCCTTCTAACCAAGGAGGAAGTCTAAAATCATCAATAGAAAACAAAGCTTTCAACTCCGCCGAAGAAACCAACTTTAGTGGGGGTGGAGCAGTAGAAAACTTTTTACTAACTGGAAATATAACCTGCAAACAAAATAAAGTGCTTGCTGCTCGAAAGAAACACGGGCGACTTGATAAATGGGGTTGAATAGAAAACAAGGACGCCAAAAAACTGAGGAGACAGCAATTTATAGAATACTAAGAATTAACTTGATAGTATTTTGTCATTTGAGGACACAGGTTGACATAATATTGATTTAATTCAATAAGGAATTCATGGTTGATCGCACAGCAATTCGCAGGAGCGTGCTCCTCAACAGCTTGAGGGTGgaataataaattaatccaataaatgTACATAATTTTGTGAGAGTATCATATTTTCCAAACCAACCTGTAAGTAGATCTTCTGTTGTTGTCTCCAGGTGGACCTAGCaactaatttatttaaatccatCGCCAGTAATGGTACAGAAAATTTAGCCTCCTCTGGCTACGCTACAATTTAGTGGCAAAATGACCACAGGCAGCGCCGGTCATAAATCAACATTTTCAAATGATACGAAGAAAACATACGAATCACCGGTCTTTTTATTACCTTGTCTGTGCCTGAACTCACATATGTTTCAATTCCCTGCAATAATATTCAGCAATTTGGATTGTCTCAAAACATCACGCTACATAAAAAGTTACATCAGAAAAACATGGAACAAGATATGCGTCCAAAAGCACAAAAGGCAAGAACAGGATGTGAGCACGATACATCAAAATGTCACGCAGGTCCAGGTTATTCCTTTAAATGTGCAAAGAACCTCTCCTGATATAAAAAGTGAACATATTACTGAAATAAAACTAAGGCAAATCCAAACATAAGTCCTACCTACCCACACCCCCTACGCTCCTCCACGTTGCAATACGAGTGCAAGAGCGAAATAGGGGACTTGGCTACGACAGAAGCTCAGGAGCCAGCTTCATCATAAGAGAATAATATTACCCTTACACAATGTTGAGATTTATATTGATAAATAATAACATAGGCAAAGTGGACAATTTTGATTAGCTTGTAGTTAAGTTTATTCCGAATGCAGCAAGCAGAAAGTGGTGAACACAGGTCATAATCTGGAAATTTAGCAACCAACAGATTCAAATGCTTATTCATATCCACTGTATGCGAAAGCTGTACAAACTCTAACCTTTCTTGAAAGAATAGTACTAATCTCAAACTTCAATCTATCATCGCCCACCTCCTCGATGCGCTTTCTTTGGTATGCCATGTATGAATCCCTGTGAGTTGCACAAAGACAACCATAAACCATGGCAAACATTCAATGCCACCGGCCCAAATTATATAAACATATTTTAGGTAGTGATTATCTCGTCATGCTGCAAAGGTCACAAAAATACTCACCGCAGCTCCATTATAAGAGACAACAATCGAGTTGGATCCTTACTGTTCCAATCAGTCAACCCATTTTTACCAGATTTTTCACTATCACCATGATATGGCAGAAAATTCTCA comes from the Henckelia pumila isolate YLH828 chromosome 1, ASM3356847v2, whole genome shotgun sequence genome and includes:
- the LOC140878848 gene encoding uncharacterized protein, which produces MAIDTVPPLIAAQLNYLLSNSPLSIKVEQMWSGSKNPSLLDRFTLVIPFCLDCIRWEVIYNAVYPLAAPDIIFGPEDENFLPYHGDSEKSGKNGLTDWNSKDPTRLLSLIMELRDSYMAYQRKRIEEVGDDRLKFEISTILSRKGIETYVSSGTDKPEEAKFSVPLLAMDLNKLVARSTWRQQQKIYLQVIFPVSKKFSTAPPPLKLVSSAELKALFSIDDFRLPPWLEGMCMAEYLPTLEEMLESQVKDAVSSIELRRKFITALAPLFGRPIEADPVFCRRTTFLASSGVFTFLVHITLSLQFPKQKPTLVLQSSQHFNSNGVPIKSNNLTECPWSPRWEASEMAERIFDFLVEECLNFKRYCNQCNQQ